Proteins encoded together in one Bactrocera neohumeralis isolate Rockhampton chromosome 4, APGP_CSIRO_Bneo_wtdbg2-racon-allhic-juicebox.fasta_v2, whole genome shotgun sequence window:
- the LOC126755725 gene encoding probable 3-hydroxyisobutyrate dehydrogenase, mitochondrial, with amino-acid sequence MALRIVFTMPVTKAMSQTLVRAMSSQAVASKNVGFIGLGNMGGHMASNLIKQGHKLHVFDISKQACDNLKAKGATVYDKTTDLAKNSDYVITMLPNNDIVWKAYNDMTADGVNKNTVFIDSSTIDPNLVRDLQKFISDKGARFIDAPVSGGVPGAEQATLTFMVGGTKDEYNTVKPILEGMGKRITYCGSYGMGQAAKLCNNMMLAISMIGTSEAMNLAIRQGLDPNVFAEIINSSTGRCWSSELYNPVPGVTPTAPSNRDYAGGFSTDLITKDLGLAAGVATATNTPIPLGALSHQIYRTLKAHGLGNKDFSVVYEFMKNEANN; translated from the coding sequence ATGGCGCTACGTATCGTCTTCACAATGCCCGTGACCAAAGCTATGAGCCAAACTTTGGTGCGTGCCATGTCGTCACAGGCCGTTGCCTCCAAGAATGTTGGCTTTATCGGACTCGGCAATATGGGCGGTCATATGGCTAGCAATCTGATCAAGCAGGGTCACAAATTGCATGTCTTCGATATCTCGAAGCAGGCTTGCGACAATTTGAAAGCCAAGGGCGCAACTGTCTATGATAAGACCACCGACTTAGCGAAGAACTCTGACTACGTGATCACAATGCTGCCCAATAATGATATCGTGTGGAAGGCTTATAACGATATGACAGCCGATGGCGTTAACAAGAACACTGTCTTCATCGATTCATCCACCATCGATCCAAATTTGGTGCGAGACTTGCAGAAGTTTATTAGCGATAAGGGTGCGCGTTTTATTGATGCACCCGTTTCGGGTGGTGTACCCGGTGCTGAGCAGGCCACACTGACCTTCATGGTTGGCGGTACGAAAGATGAATACAACACAGTTAAACCCATTCTGGAGGGTATGGGCAAACGTATCACTTACTGTGGCAGCTATGGCATGGGTCAGGCGGCGAAATTGTGCAACAACATGATGTTGGCCATTTCCATGATTGGCACATCGGAGGCCATGAATTTGGCCATACGCCAAGGTTTGGATCCAAATGTATTTGCCGAAATCATTAACTCGTCGACTGGCCGCTGCTGGTCGTCGGAGCTGTACAACCCAGTGCCCGGCGTCACACCTACTGCACCGAGTAACAGAGACTATGCTGGCGGTTTCTCCACCGATTTGATTACTAAGGATTTGGGTTTGGCTGCCGGTGTGGCCACCGCGACAAACACGCCTATTCCATTGGGCGCTCTGTCACATCAGATATACCGTACACTGAAGGCTCACGGTTTGGGCAATAAGGATTTTTCGGTTGTCTATGAATTCATGAAGAATGAGGCCAACAACTAA